One genomic segment of Mus pahari chromosome 4, PAHARI_EIJ_v1.1, whole genome shotgun sequence includes these proteins:
- the LOC110320908 gene encoding guanylate-binding protein 5-like — MAPEIHMPEPMCLIGNSEEHLVTNQEALKILSAITQPVVVVAIVGLYRTGKSFLMNKLAGKENVILTRMTRDMLQICSHFQVDEKNDTQIFALAILLSSTFVYNTMNKIDQGAIDLLHNVTELTDLLRTRNSSDPSKTEGPADMSFFPDLVWTLRDFFLDLEANGHAITSDEYLENSLKLKQGSDERTQTFNLPRLCIQKFFPVKKCFVFDSPALGSKLSQLQTLSNEELNPDFVQDLAEFCSHIFTHSKTKTLPGGIQVNGPRLESLVLTYVDAINSGALPSIENTVVTLARKENSAAVQKAIGHYDQLMSQRMQLPTETLQELLDLHRTCEREAIDIFRKHSFKDEDECFQKELESLLSAKHDEICKKNVDASAALCSTLIQNIFKPLEQELAQGLYRKSGGHKLFLQRMEQLKAQYRQQPGKGTQAEEVLQTYLNGKETVSRTILQTDQILTVKEIQRKAEQERAEAARVEAQRLEAIRIQEEQRKAEQKRQHQEQLRQIQTERERFEREQERIRKQRIQEEAERIKAEQEAQLRALQQQLQQAREMRHRRHHDCIIS, encoded by the exons ATGGCCCCAGAGATTCACATGCCAGAACCCATGTGCCTCATTGGGAACAGCGAGGAACACCTAGTGACTAACCAGGAGGCCCTGAAGATCCTGTCTGCCATCACACAGCCCGTGGTGGTGGTGGCCATTGTGGGCCTTTACCGAACAGGCAAATCCTTCCTGATGAACAAGCTGGCTGGGAAGGAGAATG TGATACTCACCAGAATGACCCGAGACATGCTTCAAATTTGTTCTCATTTCCAGGTTGATGAAAAGAATGATACTCAGATCTTCGCACTGGCAATCCTGCTCAGTAGCACCTTCGTATACAACACCATGAACAAAATTGACCAGGGGGCTATCGACCTACTGCA CAATGTGACAGAACTGACAGACCTGCTCCGAACAAGAAACTCCTCGGATCCTAGTAAAACTGAGGGACCTGCTGACATGAGCTTCTTCCCAGACTTGGTGTGGACTCTGAGAGATTTCTTCCTGGACCTGGAAGCCAATGGACATGCTATCACATCAGATGAATATCTGGAGAATTCGCTGAAGCTGAAGCAAG GTAGTGATGAAAGAACTCAGACATTCAATCTGCCGCGGCTGTGCATACAGAAGTTCTTCCCAGTAAAGAAATGCTTTGTTTTCGACTCTCCTGCTCTGGGAAGTAAGCTTTCCCAGCTTCAAACACTCAGCAACGAGGAGCTGAATCCGGATTTTGTGCAGGACCTTGCAGAATTCTGTTCTCACATCTTCACCCATTCTAAGACCAAGACGCTTCCAGGAGGCATCCAGGTCAACGGACCTC GTCTAGAAAGCCTGGTGCTGACTTATGTCGATGCCATCAACAGTGGGGCTCTGCCTTCCATAGAGAACACAGTGGTAACTTTGGCCCGGAAGGAGAACTCAGCAGCAGTGCAAAAGGCCATTGGTCACTATGATCAGCTGATGAGCCAGAGGATGCAGCTGCCCACAGAGACCCTCCAAGAGCTGCTGGACCTGCACCGGACCTGTGAGCGAGAGGCCATAGACATCTTCAGGAAGCATTCTTTCAAAGATGAGGATGAATGTTTCCAGAAGGAATTGGAG AGCCTACTAAGTGCAAAGCATGATGAGATTTGTAAGAAGAACGTGGATGCTTCTGCAGCCCTCTGCTCAACCCtaattcagaatatttttaagCCTCTGGAACAAGAACTGGCACAGGGGCTCTACCGTAAATCAGGAGGCCACAAGCTCTTCCTTCAGAGGATGGAACAGCTGAAGGCACAATACCGTCAGCAACCAGGGAAGGGAACACAG GCTGAAGAAGTGCTGCAGACCTATTTGAACGGCAAAGAAACAGTGAGCCGTACAATTCTACAAACAGACCAGATTCTCACAGTCAAGGAGATCCAGAGGAAAG cGGAACAAGAAAGAGCAGAGGCTGCCCGGGTCGAAGCACAGAGGTTGGAGGCTATTCGCATCCAGGAGGagcaaaggaaagcagagcagaagagACAGCATCAAGAGCAACTGAGGCAAatacagacagagagggaaagatttgagagagagcaagagaggatcCGGAAGCAGAGGATCCAG GAAGAGGCTGAAAGAATCAAGGCAGAGCAGGAGGCTCAACTCCGAGCACTTCAACAGCAGCTCCAACAAGCGAGGGAAATGAGGCACCGCAGACATCATGACTGCATTATAAGCTAA
- the LOC110320345 gene encoding guanylate-binding protein 4-like, translated as MASGPNMEAPVCLVENENEELRVNPRAVNILERITQPVVVVAIVGLYRTGKSYLMNRLAGQNHGFNLGTTVRSETKGIWMWCVPHPSHPKFTLVLLDTEGLGDVEKGDLRNDSWIFALAVLLSSTFVYNSMGTINHQALEQLHYVTELSELIRAKSTSRSEEVDDSDEFVGFFPDFIWTVRDFVLELKLEGRVITADEYLENALKLVPGRSTKAQKANLPRECIRHFFPRRKCFVFDRPTKDKELLVHVEEMPEDQLDHNFQVQSKVFCSYIFTNSKAKTLKEGIVVNGNRLATLVTTYVDAINSGAMPCLENAVTTLAQRENSIAVQKAADHYSEQMAQRVRLPTDTLQELLAVHTACEKEAIAVFMEHSFKDENQQFQKNLVVTIEEKKEDFLRQNEAASLSHCQAELDKLSESLRESISRGAFSVPGGHRLYLEARKKVEQDYERVPRKGVKTNHVLQSFLQSQISIEDSIMQSDKALTDGQKAMEAERAQKEAAEKEQEILRQKQKELQQVMEAQERSYKENMAQLHEKMETERNNLLRVQEEMLKHKLKIQKDMLNEGFKRKCEAMDLEISQLQKAIQLNKEKNSSLGAQIFDGFGNVLMSVLPGSGKFLGLGLKILSTQMKKAKNSC; from the exons ATGGCATCTGGTCCCAACATGGAGGCTCCTGTCTGCCTAGTGGAAAATGAGAATGAAGAACTGAGGGTGAACCCCAGAGCAGTAAATATTCTTGAGAGGATCACTCagcctgtggtggtggtggccatTGTAGGACTATACCGTACGGGAAAGTCCTACCTGATGAACCGCTTGGCGGGACAGAACCATG GCTTCAATCTGGGCACCACAGTTAGGTCTGAAACTAAGGGCATCTGGATGTGGTGTGTGCCTCACCCCAGCCATCCCAAGTTCACACTCGTGCTTCTGGACACGGAAGGCTTAGGTGATGTGGAAAAG GGTGACCTTAGGAATGACTCGTGGATCTTCGCCCTGGCTGTGCTTCTGAGCAGCACCTTTGTCTACAACAGCATGGGCACCATCAACCACCAGGCCCTGGAGCAGCTGCA CTATGTCACAGAACTGTCAGAGCTGATCAGGGCAAAGTCCACTTCACGATCTGAAGAAGTGGATGACTCTGATGAGTTTGTAGGTTTCTTTCCAGACTTTATCTGGACTGTTCGAGATTTCgttctggagctgaagttagaggGGCGTGTCATCACAGCAGACGAGTACCTAGAAAATGCCCTGAAGCTGGTTCCAG GCAGGAGTACCAAAGCCCAGAAAGCTAACTTGCCTAGGGAATGCATCAGGCACTTCTTTCCAAGACGGAAGTGCTTTGTCTTTGATCGACCTACGAAAGACAAAGAACTCTTAGTGCATGTTGAGGAAATGCCAGAGGACCAGCTGGATCACAATTTCCAAGTGCAGTCTAAAGTATTCTGTTCCTACATCTTCACCAATTCGAAGGCCAAGACCTTGAAAGAGGGAATCGTTGTCAATGGAAACC GACTGGCGACTCTGGTGACAACCTACGTGGATGCTATCAATAGTGGAGCAATGCCGTGTTTAGAGAACGCAGTGACAACCTTGGCCCAGCGTGAGAACTCCATAGCCGTGCAGAAGGCAGCTGACCACTACAGTGAGCAGATGGCCCAGCGAGTGAGGCTCCCCACGGACACGCTCCAGGAGCTGCTGGCTGTGCATACCGCCTGTGAGAAGGAAGCCATTGCTGTCTTCATGGAACACTCCTTCAAGGATGAGAATCAGCAATTCCAGAAGAATTTGGTG GTCAccatagaggaaaaaaaggaagatttcTTGCGACAGAATGAAGCAGCATCTCTCAGTCACTGCCAGGCTGAGCTGGACAAGCTCTCAGAGTCCCTGAGGGAGAGCATCTCACGTGGAGCTTTCTCTGTTCCCGGGGGCCACAGGCTCTACTTAGAGGCCAGGAAGAAGGTTGAGCAGGACTATGAGCGAGTGCCCAGGAAGGGAGTGAAG ACAAATCATGTCCTTCAGAGCTTCCTACAGTCACAGATTTCCATAGAGGACTCCATTATGCAGTCAGACAAAGCCCTCACTGACGGCCAGAAGGCCATGGAAG CTGAACGAGCTCAGAAGGAGGCAGCTGAGAAGGAGCAGGAGATactaagacagaaacagaaggagctgCAGCAGGTGATGGAGGCTCAAGAGAGAAGCTACAAGGAAAATATGGCCCAGCTGCAcgagaagatggagacagaaaggaatAACCTTCTGAGAGTACAAGAGGAGATGCTGAAACACAAGTTGAAG attCAAAAAGACATGCTTAATGagggatttaaaagaaaatgtgaagcaATGGATTTGGAGATAAGTCAACTACAAAAAGCGATTCAACTAAATAAGGAGAAGAATAGCTCACTGGGTGCACAAATCTTTGATGGGTTTGGAAATGTATTAATGTCAGTATTGCCTGGTTCTGGTAAGTTCCTTGGTCTAGGGTTGAAAATATTAAGCACACAAATGAAAAAGGCAAAGAATTCTTGTTAG